A window of Campylobacter pinnipediorum subsp. pinnipediorum contains these coding sequences:
- a CDS encoding helix-turn-helix transcriptional regulator, which produces MKVILFTKNNSLYNLWMSYNISQDTLILTNINEFLKQIKLNKDAIFCIDLDSLDNSNDFIKNIIENNQDIKILALSNEPKFTKGKTLLSYGIKGYANSHMREVHFVDAIDTIKDRKVWLYPEFIQQMIGEIVDNTNDIQIANTHLLKELTDREIQIAEFVQQGLSNKEISEKTDITLRTVKAHVASIYNKMGVKDRIGLVLLMQKNV; this is translated from the coding sequence ATGAAAGTTATTCTATTTACAAAAAACAATTCGCTTTATAATTTATGGATGAGTTATAATATATCGCAAGATACATTGATTTTGACTAATATTAATGAATTTTTAAAACAAATAAAACTTAATAAAGATGCTATATTTTGTATCGATTTAGATTCGCTAGATAACTCTAATGATTTTATTAAAAATATAATTGAAAACAATCAAGATATAAAAATTCTTGCTCTTTCAAACGAACCAAAATTTACAAAAGGCAAAACACTTTTATCTTATGGTATTAAGGGTTATGCAAACTCACATATGAGAGAAGTGCATTTTGTAGATGCAATAGATACTATAAAAGATCGAAAGGTTTGGTTATATCCTGAGTTTATACAACAAATGATAGGAGAAATTGTTGATAATACAAATGATATTCAAATAGCAAATACTCATTTATTAAAAGAACTTACAGATAGAGAAATCCAAATAGCCGAGTTTGTTCAACAAGGGTTGAGTAATAAAGAAATATCAGAAAAGACAGATATAACACTAAGAACCGTAAAGGCTCATGTTGCATCTATCTATAATAAAATGGGTGTAAAAGATCGCATAGGACTTGTTTTATTAATGCAAAAAAATGTTTAA
- the rpmG gene encoding 50S ribosomal protein L33, producing the protein MRIKVGLKCVESGDINYSTTKNSKTMTEKLELKKYCPRLKKHTVHKEVKLKS; encoded by the coding sequence ATGAGAATTAAAGTAGGTTTAAAATGTGTTGAAAGTGGAGATATAAACTACAGCACAACTAAAAATAGTAAGACTATGACAGAAAAGTTAGAATTAAAAAAATATTGTCCAAGACTTAAAAAGCATACTGTTCATAAAGAAGTTAAGCTAAAGAGTTAG
- the tuf gene encoding elongation factor Tu, translating to MAKEKFSRNKPHVNIGTIGHVDHGKTTLTAAISAVLSRQGLAELKDYDNIDNAPEEKERGITIATSHIEYETENRHYAHVDCPGHADYVKNMITGAAQMDGAILVVSAADGPMPQTREHILLSRQVGVPYIVVFMNKADMVDDAELLELVEMEIRELLNEYSFPGDDTPIVSGSALKALEEAKNGTDGEWSAKVMELMAAVDSYIPNPVRDTDKDLLMPIEDVFSISGRGTVVTGRIEKGVVKVGDTIEIVGIRDTQTTTVTGVEMFRKEMDQGEAGDNVGVLLRGTKKEDVERGMVLCKPKSITPHTKFEGEVYILTKEEGGRHTPFFNNYRPQFYVRTTDVTGSITLPEGTEMVMPGDNLKISVELIAPIALEEGTRFAIREGGRTVGSGVVSKILA from the coding sequence ATGGCTAAAGAAAAATTTTCACGCAACAAGCCACATGTAAATATTGGTACTATAGGTCACGTTGACCATGGTAAAACTACTTTGACAGCTGCTATTTCTGCTGTTCTTTCAAGACAAGGTCTTGCTGAGCTTAAAGATTATGATAATATAGATAACGCTCCAGAAGAAAAAGAGCGTGGTATAACTATCGCTACTTCTCACATTGAGTATGAAACAGAAAATCGTCACTATGCTCACGTTGACTGCCCAGGTCACGCCGACTATGTTAAAAACATGATTACTGGTGCTGCTCAAATGGACGGTGCTATTTTGGTTGTTTCTGCAGCTGATGGCCCTATGCCACAAACTAGAGAGCACATTCTTCTATCACGCCAAGTTGGTGTTCCATATATAGTTGTATTTATGAATAAAGCTGATATGGTTGATGACGCTGAACTTCTTGAATTAGTTGAAATGGAAATCCGTGAACTTCTAAACGAATATAGTTTCCCTGGCGACGATACTCCAATAGTTTCAGGTTCTGCTTTAAAAGCTTTAGAAGAAGCAAAAAATGGTACAGATGGAGAGTGGTCAGCTAAGGTTATGGAATTAATGGCTGCAGTTGATAGCTATATTCCAAATCCAGTTCGTGATACAGATAAAGATCTACTTATGCCTATAGAGGACGTATTCTCTATTTCTGGTCGTGGTACAGTTGTTACAGGTAGAATAGAAAAAGGTGTTGTTAAAGTTGGTGACACTATTGAAATCGTTGGTATTAGAGACACTCAAACAACAACTGTTACAGGTGTTGAAATGTTTAGAAAAGAGATGGATCAAGGTGAAGCTGGCGATAACGTTGGTGTATTATTAAGAGGAACAAAAAAAGAAGATGTTGAGCGTGGTATGGTTTTATGTAAGCCAAAATCTATAACTCCTCATACAAAATTCGAAGGTGAAGTTTATATCCTAACTAAAGAAGAAGGTGGAAGACACACTCCATTCTTTAACAACTATAGACCACAATTTTATGTAAGAACAACAGACGTTACAGGTTCTATTACACTTCCTGAAGGAACTGAAATGGTTATGCCTGGCGATAACTTAAAAATTAGTGTTGAGCTTATAGCTCCTATCGCTCTTGAAGAGGGAACACGTTTTGCTATTCGTGAGGGTGGTAGAACTGTTGGTTCTGGTGTTGTTTCAAAGATACTAGCATAA
- a CDS encoding flagellar biosynthesis protein, which yields MKFLPWIIIIILAYIVYYLSTKYERKIKILEKLIDQNKNNIAENKDLIEKNRLLIEKNKHSIETNKQNITKIDIDIED from the coding sequence ATGAAATTTTTACCATGGATTATAATAATAATACTTGCTTATATAGTATATTACCTAAGTACTAAATATGAAAGAAAGATAAAAATACTTGAAAAATTAATAGACCAAAACAAAAATAACATAGCAGAAAATAAAGATTTAATAGAAAAAAATAGGCTACTAATAGAAAAAAATAAGCATAGTATAGAAACAAATAAACAAAATATTACAAAAATAGATATAGATATAGAGGATTAA
- a CDS encoding DUF5416 family protein encodes MSNIAYYDKNFNDYSLIANDDYDLLILKGNNVCDIINSDIEKLVFKDCEKEISEFLDRYNEFFLFRDEVKLDDFKDRVYLLKLILKGYDENHDRLEFDMKSLNLKSPYRYSITDKSIDINVNVDNDFCSVKEFLYTIKYKFLNPCDKSVFLYINGDLIYDNQIKNIGSYIV; translated from the coding sequence ATGTCTAATATTGCTTATTATGATAAAAATTTTAATGATTATAGCTTGATTGCTAATGATGATTATGATTTATTGATATTAAAGGGCAATAATGTTTGTGATATAATAAATTCTGATATAGAAAAATTAGTTTTTAAAGATTGTGAAAAAGAAATTTCTGAATTTTTAGACAGATATAATGAATTTTTTTTGTTTAGAGATGAAGTTAAGCTTGATGATTTTAAAGATAGAGTTTATTTGCTTAAATTGATTTTAAAAGGTTATGATGAAAACCATGATAGACTTGAATTTGATATGAAAAGTTTAAATTTAAAATCACCTTATAGATATTCTATAACAGACAAAAGCATAGATATCAATGTTAATGTTGATAACGATTTTTGTAGTGTAAAAGAATTTCTTTATACTATAAAATATAAATTTTTAAATCCTTGCGATAAAAGTGTGTTTTTGTATATTAATGGGGATTTGATTTATGACAATCAAATAAAAAATATAGGGAGTTATATAGTATGA
- the rplK gene encoding 50S ribosomal protein L11, whose translation MAKKVIGEIKLQIAATKANPSPPVGPALGQRGVNIMEFCKAFNEKTKDMVGFNIPVVITVYADKSFTFITKQPPATDLIKKAAGITKGTDNPLKNKVAKITKAQVLDIVEKKIADLNTKDREQAAKIIAGSARSMGVEVID comes from the coding sequence ATGGCTAAAAAAGTTATAGGCGAAATAAAATTACAGATTGCTGCTACTAAAGCAAATCCTAGCCCACCTGTAGGTCCAGCTCTTGGACAAAGAGGTGTTAACATAATGGAGTTTTGTAAAGCTTTTAATGAGAAAACTAAGGATATGGTTGGTTTTAATATACCAGTTGTTATTACAGTTTATGCAGATAAGAGTTTTACATTTATTACAAAGCAACCGCCAGCAACAGATCTTATTAAAAAAGCTGCCGGTATTACAAAGGGAACAGATAATCCTTTAAAAAATAAAGTTGCAAAGATAACTAAAGCTCAAGTTCTTGATATAGTTGAGAAAAAAATAGCTGATTTAAATACAAAAGATAGAGAGCAAGCTGCTAAGATTATAGCTGGTTCAGCTCGTTCTATGGGTGTTGAAGTTATAGATTGA
- the nusG gene encoding transcription termination/antitermination protein NusG has product MAHKWYAIQTYAGSEMAVKRGIENLVKEHGIEDQLKEVIVPTEDVIEIKNGKQKINERTLYPGYAFAHLDLNTSLWHKIQSLPKVGRFIGESKKPTPLTEKDINTILEKVEKRAAPKPKIYFEEGENVRITEGPFANFIGVVEEYDMIHGKLRLNVSIFGRSTPVDILYSQVEKII; this is encoded by the coding sequence ATGGCTCATAAATGGTATGCTATTCAGACATATGCTGGAAGTGAAATGGCTGTAAAAAGAGGTATAGAAAATTTAGTTAAAGAGCATGGTATAGAAGATCAGCTTAAGGAAGTTATAGTTCCTACTGAGGATGTTATAGAAATTAAAAATGGAAAGCAAAAGATAAATGAGAGAACTCTTTATCCTGGATATGCTTTTGCTCATTTAGATTTAAATACATCTTTGTGGCATAAGATTCAATCTTTACCTAAGGTTGGAAGATTCATAGGTGAATCAAAAAAACCAACACCTTTAACCGAAAAAGATATTAATACGATTTTAGAAAAAGTTGAAAAAAGAGCAGCTCCTAAACCAAAAATTTATTTTGAGGAAGGGGAAAATGTTCGTATAACTGAAGGCCCTTTTGCAAATTTTATAGGTGTTGTTGAAGAGTATGATATGATACACGGAAAACTTCGTTTAAATGTTTCTATATTTGGAAGAAGTACACCGGTTGATATTTTGTATTCACAAGTTGAGAAGATAATTTAA
- a CDS encoding transglutaminase-like cysteine peptidase has protein sequence MFKFIVLFFAFIYVNAYELSNKNLSLCGSDIRCKNILNHYTKFMNKTKNETFDRKLELVNSYINTIMPRYDDFYNKNIDTWSTRSEFLRTGGGDCEEYAISKQESLKDLGIKNNSCLLVVEEKMIGGYHMVLALWKKDGEEPVILDNLSFRILPISQRYDLKPMYCLMNGKYYKFKNHGKHLEPINIRIKSYEKLLQKQIKEQFWNN, from the coding sequence ATGTTTAAGTTTATAGTTTTATTTTTTGCTTTTATTTATGTTAATGCTTATGAGTTAAGTAATAAAAATTTATCTCTTTGTGGCTCCGATATTCGTTGTAAAAATATTTTAAATCACTATACTAAATTTATGAATAAGACAAAAAATGAAACTTTTGATAGAAAATTAGAGCTTGTAAATTCTTATATAAACACAATAATGCCACGTTATGATGATTTTTATAATAAAAATATTGATACTTGGAGTACAAGGAGTGAGTTTTTAAGAACTGGTGGTGGCGATTGTGAAGAGTATGCTATAAGTAAACAAGAAAGCCTTAAAGATTTAGGCATTAAAAATAATAGTTGTCTTTTAGTTGTTGAGGAAAAAATGATAGGTGGTTATCATATGGTTTTGGCTTTATGGAAAAAGGATGGAGAAGAACCAGTTATTCTTGATAATCTTAGTTTTAGAATTTTACCAATTTCTCAAAGATATGATTTAAAACCAATGTATTGTTTGATGAATGGAAAATACTACAAATTTAAAAATCATGGTAAACATCTAGAACCAATTAATATTAGAATAAAAAGCTACGAGAAACTGTTACAAAAACAAATTAAAGAGCAATTCTGGAACAATTAA
- the secE gene encoding preprotein translocase subunit SecE yields MEKIINYIKLSKAEILKVIFPTKEQIRNAFITVFIVVTVVSLFLAIIDALMAFSLSSLI; encoded by the coding sequence ATGGAAAAAATAATAAATTATATAAAGCTTTCTAAAGCTGAGATTTTGAAGGTTATATTCCCAACAAAAGAGCAAATTAGAAATGCTTTTATTACTGTTTTTATTGTTGTAACTGTGGTATCACTTTTTTTAGCAATAATCGATGCCTTAATGGCTTTTTCTCTTTCTAGTTTGATATAG